CCACGATGTCGGCCTCGGTCGCGTGCTCGGCGATCCAATTGTCGGCGGCGTCGAACTCCGACCCGACGACGACCAGTTCCGACAGGCATTCGCCGGGCAGGCGGAGCGGGCCGTTGCTGACGATCCAGACCTTGATCCCGTTGCGCCCGGCCACCCGGTAAATTTCGGACTTTACTGGGCAGGCGTCGGCATCCACATAAATCTCGACCACCCGTCCTCCCTCCTTCGCCGTTTCATGCCGCGTCCTTATGCGCTAAAACCCTGGGCGAGCGAAGTGGCGCCGCGGGTGGCGTCCTGGATTTTTCCTTTTTGTGCAGAAGGGTCGGAGCGGCGCATGGCGTCCTATCAATATGTCTATGTGATGAAGGGCCTGTCCAAGGTCTACCCCGGCGGCAAGAAGGTTCTGGACAACATCTGGCTGTCCTTCCTGCCTGGCGTGAAGATCGGCGTCCTCGGCGTGAACGGCGCCGGCAAGTCGACGCTGATGAAGATCATGGCCGGTCTGGACAAGGACTATTCGGGCGAGGCCTGGGCCGCGCAGGGAGCCAAGGTCGGCTACCTGTCGCAGGAGCCGCAGCTCGATCCGACGAAGACGGTGCAGGAGAACGTCCTGGAGGCCCTGGCCGAGACCAAGGGCCTGCTGGACCGCTTCAACGCCGTGTCGGAGGCGATGGGCGACCCGGACGCCGACTTCGACGCGCTGATGGCCGAGCAGGCCGAGCTTCAGGAGAAGATCGACGCCGCCGACGCCTGGGACATCGACCGCACGGTCGAGATCGCCATGGACGCGCTGCGCTGCCCGCCGGGCGATTCCGACGTGACCAAGCTGTCCGGCGGTGAGCGGCGCCGCGTCGCGCTGTGCAAGCTGCTCCTGGAGAAGCCCGACCTGCTGCTGCTCGACGAGCCGACCAACCATCTGGACGCCGAGTCCGTGGCGTGGCTGCAGAAGCACCTGGAGGACTACAAGGGCACCGTCGTCCTGGTCACCCACGACCGCTACTTCCTCGACAACGTGACGGGCTGGATTCTCGAACTCGACCGTGGGTCGGGCATTCCGTGGGAGGGCAACTACTCCTCCTGGCTGGAGCAGAAGCAGAAGCGCCTGGAGCAGGAAGGCCGCGCCGAGGAGGCCCGCCAGAAGCAGCTCGCCACCGAGCTGGAATGGATCCGGCAGTCCCCGCGCGCCCGTCAGGCCAAGAGCAAGGCCCGCATCTCCGCCTACGAGACGCTGCTGGCCGAGAGCGGCAAGGAGACGACGGGCGAGGCCCGCATCGTCATCCCGACGCCGCCGCGCCTGGGCAACGTCGTCATCGAGGCCGAGAGCATCAACAAGGGCTTCGGCGACCGCCTGCTGATCGACGGCCTGTCCTTCCGCCTGCCGCCGGGCGGCATCGTCGGCGTGATCGGCCCGAACGGCGCCGGCAAGACCACCCTGTTCCGCATGATCACCGAGCAGGACGGGCCGGACGCCGGCACCTTCCGCGTCGGCGAGACGGTGAAGCTGGGCTATGTCGACCAGAGCCGCGATTCGCTGAACCCGAACAAGACCGTGTGGGAGGAAATCTCCGACGGGCTGGACATCATCGACCTCGGCAAGAAGTCGATGCCGAGCCGCGCCTATGTCTCGTCCTTCAACTTCCGCGGTCCGGACCAGCAGAAGAAGGTCGGCCAGCTGTCCGGCGGTGAGCGCAACCGCGTCCATCTCGCCAAGATGCTGAAGTCCGGCGCCAACGTGCTGCTGCTCGACGAACCGACCAACGATCTGGACGTCGACACGCTGCGCGCGCTGGAAGAGGCGCTGGAGAGCTTCGCCGGCTGCGCCGTGGTCATCAGCCACGACCGCTGGTTCCTCGACCGCCTCGCCACCCACATCCTGGCCTTCGAGGGCGACAGCCATGTGGAGTGGTTCGAGGGCAACTTCGAAGCCTACGAGGCCGACAAGAAGCGCCGTCTGGGCGAGGATGCGGTGAACCCGCACCGCATCAAGTACAAGCCGCTGGTCCGTTCCTAAGCGGCTCCGGCAACCTCCCTCTCCCGTCCCGGGAGGGGGAGCGTTCCCCGGTCATCCCTCCAGCTTCTGATGCTCCAGGAAGGCGGTCTTCAGGAGCTGCTTGAGGTCGTCGCCATACTGGTGGAAGCGCACGGACACCTGTCCCTTCCCGGCGCCCTTGTGCACCACGACCATCCGCGCGGTGGCCATGATGTCGTCCCGTCCGGTGATGGACAGGCGACCTTCGATCGTCTCGCCCTCCTCGAACCGATCGTCCGGAGCGTAGAAACTGACGCCGCCGATCGACCAGTTGCGGGAGGAATGGGCGCCACGGTCGGTCTGAACGATCAGACAGGGCTGTGCGTAGCGCTTCTGCGCCCGCCGTTCCTCCGGCGCCGGAGGCGGCGGTGGCGCGGTGTCCTCCGACACCGTGATCCCCGTGCCGTCGAGCTTCGCCCCGCCCAGCTTGGCGGAGCGCAGCACCGCGCCTTCCATCCGGGCTTCGCGCAGGTCGGCGCCGGTCAGGTTGGCACCGTCGAAATTGGCCGGCCAGGGGCGGTCGCCGGACAGGCGGGCGGGCCGGGCGTCGGCGCGGGCCAGAACGGCGCGCGCCAGCCCGGCGCGGCGCAGGTTGGTGCCGTTCAGGCAGGCCTCCGTCAGGTCGGCCCCGATCATCTCGGTGTAGGAGAGGTCGGCCATCTCCAGGCTGGCCTTGCGCAGCCGCACGCCCATCAGGCGGCAGCGGCGCAGCCGGGCGGCGGCGAGCACGCGCCCCGTCAGGTCGGCCCCGATCACCGACACGAGGTCGAGGTCGAGATGGCGGCCCTCCGCTCCCTGGCTGTTCACCCACCGCTCATGCTCGGCGACGGCCTCCAGGAAGGCGCCCGACGGCATGGGCTTGTAGGCCGGCTTGACGATGGCGTTCTCGGGTAGGGAGGCGGGCAGGTAGTTGCGGTCGAGCGTCGCCTCGTCGATGGTGGTGCCGTCGAAGGTCACGCCGTCCAGCGTGGCGCCCCAGAAATCGGCGCCGACCAGGACGGCCGCGGTCATGTCGGCGCCCGTCAGGTCGGCGTCGTTCAGGTCGGCGCCGCTGAGGTCGCAGCCGGTGAAGTTCGCGCCGGCCAGGATGGAGCGCTCCATCTTCGCCTCGGTCAGGCGGGTGACGCCGTCGCTGCGCGGCTTGTCGCCCGTTCCGCTCATCAGCGATCCGGCGCGGAAGTCGGCGCCGCGCAGGTTGGCGTCGGTCAGGATGGCCCGGTGCAGGTTGGCGCCGCGCAGATCCGCCCCGATCAGGGTCGAGGCGGTCAGGTTCGCCCCCTCCATGTCGGCGCCGAACAGGTCGGCCTGCGAGAGGTCGGCCCGGACGAGGCGGGCGCCGACCAGATTGGCCCCGGCCAGCTTCGCCCCGTTCAGGTTCACCCGGTCGAGGTTGAGATTCGAAAGATCGCGGAAGCTGAGGTCGGCCCGCCGCCCGCCGCGGCGCGTCAACCACGTCTGGTGGGCGAGGATGATCGCCTTGATCTCGTCGATCTCGTTCGGAGTCCGGTCGGCCATCGGATGGGGCGCCCGCTGCTGCAACACACAAGAGAGGCTTCGGGCGCGACCATACCTCTTCCGGCGGAGTTCGTCACGGAAACGCCGTTCGGACCTTCATGAAAAAAGAAGCCATGAAAAGGCGCACATGAAAAAGGGCCGCCCGAAGGCAGCCCTTGAGATGGCCTGGTTCCAGGCGCGCGGAGCAGCGGATCAGCCGGCGCTGCCAACCTTCTGGCGGAGCGCCTGGAGCAGCCCTTCGACCCGTCCGCCGTTCTGGCCGATGACGGAGGCGAACTCCTGCCGCTGGGTCACGCCCATGCTGACGCCCTCGACCACCACGTCGATGATCTTGTAGGCGGTGTCGCGCTTGCGCACGCGCCAGTCCACATTCACCGGCGGGCCGCTGGGGCGGACGATCTGGGTGGAGACCATCGTGTCCGCTTCGCCTTCCACGCGGGACCCGGTGATCCGGAAGGTCTCGCCCGAATACTCGACGAAGCGGTCGGCGTAGGTGTTGACGATCAGCCGTTCGAACAGCTTCTGGTATTCGTCGTGCTGCTGCGGCGTGGCGGCGTTCCAGTAGCGGCCCAGCACCCAGCGCCCGATGTAGGCCACGTCGAAGCCCTGGTAGAGCAGGCTGCGGAAACGCTGCACCGCCTGCTCGCGCGACAGGCTCTTGTTCGAGAAGGTGGCGACGGCCTCGTTACCCAGCGATTGGATGAACGCGGTCGCGCCCGGATCAGCCGATTGCGCGGCGGCGGGACGGGCGGCCCAGCTGCTCACCGCGAGCAGGGCCGCGCACACGAGAAACAGGCGACGTGTCAGCATGGCAAGGCAAAAGTGGCTGCCGCGGGGGCTTTGTCAACACTCAATCGGTTAAAGGATCGAGCGCGGACGGTCGCACCGCGGCAGGCCTCCTCCTTATTTCTTGGCGGGTTCGTCGAAATCGGGGAATTCCGGCGTCGCCGGCGCGATGTCGTTGGCGATCGCCGCGCGGCGCTGCTGCGCGTACAGGCTGCGGGCCGTCGCGTAGAAGTCCAGGGAGTTCTTGCGCAGGTCGTCGATCTCGCGCAGGAGCTGCGAGCGGCGGTCCAGGCCCGCGGCGGCGGTCCGCCCGTACATCGCGTTGTCCGCCCCGGCGGCGTTGGTGCCGATGCGGAACGGGTCGGCCAGCGTGTCGACGCCGTAGCCCAGCGTATCGCGGACGTTCGACGGGCCGAGGAACGGCAGCACCACGTAGGGCCCCGGTCCGACGCCCCAGACGCCCAGCGTCTGGCCGAAATCCTCCGGACGGTCGCCGATGCCGGCCTCCGTCGCCACGTCGGCGAGGCCGCCGATGCCGAGGATGGTGTTGGTCATGAACCGGCCGGTGGCGACCTGGGCGCCCTCGAAATCGCCCTGCAGCAGGTTGTTGGCGATGTAGAGCGGGCCGAGCAGGTTCTGGATGAAGTTGTGCACCGCCTGGCGCAGCGGGTCGGGGACGACGCCCACATACACCTCCGTCGCCGGGCGGATCAGCAGGATGTCCGCGGTCTCGTTGACGGCGAAGACGAATCGGTTGGGAATCTCCAGCGGATCGCTGACCGTGACGTCGGCTTCGTTGCTGCCGGGCGCGGTTGCGCAGCCCGCCATGCCGAGGGCGACGACGGCCACGGCGGCCGAGCGAAGAAGGGAGCGGGAGAGGTTGGCCAGCTTCATCGGCGACGGCTCTTTCTGGGGACACGACTTTGGGCGGGGCATCCGTTTCCGCGGCCCCGTCGCGCCACGTCCGAAGGGCTGGACCCCTCGCCGGGCGGCAACGGACGCTGCCGGACAGGACATCGCCCGGAAAATCCGTGCGATCCCTTTGTTCCGTGCCTAACACAGGCGCCGCCTTTTGACCAGCGTGCCACGCGAGGTCACCATACGGATACCGCCCTATGTGGTAGGATTGCCGCGCCCTTCGCGTCGCGTCCGGGTGTCGCGTCGGCCGGTGCCCCCCGATTGGAAGGGGGGCCGGTGAAAACGTGTTTACGCTGCATAAAGATATCTTTATATCTGTATCCAGCATGGCGGGCCGCGGTGGCCGGCCGGCCCTTCGGGGCGTTTCAGGACGGTGCCGGCGGTCATGGACGAACTGCTTGCGACATTGAAGGCGGCGGCGGAGACCACGCGGCTTCGGCTGCTGGCGCTGTGCGCTCATGGCGAGCTGACGGTGACCGAGCTGACCCAGATCCTGGGGCAGAGCCAGCCGCGGGTGTCCCGCCATCTGAAGCTTCTGTGCGACGCCGGGCTTCTGGACCGTTTCCGGGAAGGCACCTTCGCCTTCTACCGCCTGACGGAACGCGGCGCCTCGGCCGAGCTGGCGCGGGTGCTGGTCGACGCGATCCCGTCCGACGACCCGACGCTGACGCTGGACCTGGAGCGGCTGGAGGCGATCAAGCGCAGCCGGTCCGAGGCGGCGGCCAGCTATTTCCGCGAGAACGCCGCCCGCTGGCATGAGATCCGCTCGCTCCACGTTCCGGAACGCGAGGTGGAGGAGGCGCTGCTG
The window above is part of the Azospirillum sp. TSH58 genome. Proteins encoded here:
- the ettA gene encoding energy-dependent translational throttle protein EttA, translated to MASYQYVYVMKGLSKVYPGGKKVLDNIWLSFLPGVKIGVLGVNGAGKSTLMKIMAGLDKDYSGEAWAAQGAKVGYLSQEPQLDPTKTVQENVLEALAETKGLLDRFNAVSEAMGDPDADFDALMAEQAELQEKIDAADAWDIDRTVEIAMDALRCPPGDSDVTKLSGGERRRVALCKLLLEKPDLLLLDEPTNHLDAESVAWLQKHLEDYKGTVVLVTHDRYFLDNVTGWILELDRGSGIPWEGNYSSWLEQKQKRLEQEGRAEEARQKQLATELEWIRQSPRARQAKSKARISAYETLLAESGKETTGEARIVIPTPPRLGNVVIEAESINKGFGDRLLIDGLSFRLPPGGIVGVIGPNGAGKTTLFRMITEQDGPDAGTFRVGETVKLGYVDQSRDSLNPNKTVWEEISDGLDIIDLGKKSMPSRAYVSSFNFRGPDQQKKVGQLSGGERNRVHLAKMLKSGANVLLLDEPTNDLDVDTLRALEEALESFAGCAVVISHDRWFLDRLATHILAFEGDSHVEWFEGNFEAYEADKKRRLGEDAVNPHRIKYKPLVRS
- a CDS encoding pentapeptide repeat-containing protein, which gives rise to MADRTPNEIDEIKAIILAHQTWLTRRGGRRADLSFRDLSNLNLDRVNLNGAKLAGANLVGARLVRADLSQADLFGADMEGANLTASTLIGADLRGANLHRAILTDANLRGADFRAGSLMSGTGDKPRSDGVTRLTEAKMERSILAGANFTGCDLSGADLNDADLTGADMTAAVLVGADFWGATLDGVTFDGTTIDEATLDRNYLPASLPENAIVKPAYKPMPSGAFLEAVAEHERWVNSQGAEGRHLDLDLVSVIGADLTGRVLAAARLRRCRLMGVRLRKASLEMADLSYTEMIGADLTEACLNGTNLRRAGLARAVLARADARPARLSGDRPWPANFDGANLTGADLREARMEGAVLRSAKLGGAKLDGTGITVSEDTAPPPPPAPEERRAQKRYAQPCLIVQTDRGAHSSRNWSIGGVSFYAPDDRFEEGETIEGRLSITGRDDIMATARMVVVHKGAGKGQVSVRFHQYGDDLKQLLKTAFLEHQKLEG
- a CDS encoding phospholipid-binding protein MlaC, with product MLTRRLFLVCAALLAVSSWAARPAAAQSADPGATAFIQSLGNEAVATFSNKSLSREQAVQRFRSLLYQGFDVAYIGRWVLGRYWNAATPQQHDEYQKLFERLIVNTYADRFVEYSGETFRITGSRVEGEADTMVSTQIVRPSGPPVNVDWRVRKRDTAYKIIDVVVEGVSMGVTQRQEFASVIGQNGGRVEGLLQALRQKVGSAG
- a CDS encoding VacJ family lipoprotein; the encoded protein is MKLANLSRSLLRSAAVAVVALGMAGCATAPGSNEADVTVSDPLEIPNRFVFAVNETADILLIRPATEVYVGVVPDPLRQAVHNFIQNLLGPLYIANNLLQGDFEGAQVATGRFMTNTILGIGGLADVATEAGIGDRPEDFGQTLGVWGVGPGPYVVLPFLGPSNVRDTLGYGVDTLADPFRIGTNAAGADNAMYGRTAAAGLDRRSQLLREIDDLRKNSLDFYATARSLYAQQRRAAIANDIAPATPEFPDFDEPAKK